A segment of the Vibrio aquimaris genome:
AAATCATCAATACGACATTTTTCAAGGTTTAACACATCCATTTTTTCAAAAACATTAAATACCCAATAGCCCTCATGAAATTTATCATTATCATCAACAATAACTGCCGGATAAGCTTGGCAACATGGATTATCAATATTGCCCAAAGATTGCTTTATTGCAGCGGTAAATACTGGATAAGCAATACTCATATGCGCCTGCTTAATCGGCCTTGATATTCTTTTCGCTAAATCTTCATCGCGATAGCCATTAACAAAAAACATTGGCTCACCACCAGTAAGTTTAGTGTACTCATAGTCACGGTGATCCGATCTATCGTGTGTGGTTAGATACAAAGTGCTTTCATCATAATGTTCAAAAACAATATAGTATTGACTGTTGTATTGACTCATTGTCCTACCTTAGGTGTCCATCTTGTACTTTGGTATGTAATGGTTTTTTTATTCCATCGTGCGCCGCTGTTTTGATAGCGCTTATCCGCACCGTCTCTGTCTTGCTCTTCACTTTGGTAATGTAGCCTGCTGTGGGCGCAATTATTATCTGGGCACAGCTCTGCAAGATTAATATCAAATTGACCAGCACAGCCAGGCCCGCCAGGAATAAAATAGTGAGAAATTTTAGTCAGCGGCAATGAAAAAAACTGCCCCTTTTCAATCCTATTGATTTTTTTTAGTATCTTAATACTAATCGGATCCAAGAGTTTATGAATATCCGCATCTGTCTCGGTTTTTTTTGTCTTACCATAACACTCTTTAATACTTCGCCGTATTTCAGGATCTGTTAACTCTCCTGAGACATAGCGATGATAAGGTTTTTCCTCCGGCCGACTAAAGGTATGATCGCCGCGATGCAATTGACAATGCAGCTGGCACGCCGCAGGCAAAGTGGCCGGCAGCCCGACCAAATTTGATAACTGATTGATATCATACCCTTTACTAACCAAGCTTTCACCTAACTTACTCATTTTTACCGCTTCCGCAGAGATCAAATGATGGGTATCCATATGAATCCCATTATTAAAAGGGTGCTCCTTATCGTTTTTTACATTGCGAACCCAGCGTTTGCGATACCCTTTTTTTTCAATCTTACCGTCAACAAAATCAGATTCGGCGGCTTCTTGATTTAACTTTGTACTCATAAGGCGTTGACTCTATACATAATTAATTTCACCGCGATACACGCGTGGCGTTTTATGTTGATCGCTTTTACACAGTCGGCATTGGCCATTGCGAGGCTGTGGCTTCTCTTTTACTTGGGTGGTTTGATTGACTCTATTGTTGCTGATTGCAGATTTCGGTCGCAGTGCCAAATACCCCGCCAACTTATCGTAATCAGGCAAAATTTCGACCAAGCCATCAAGCGTATTGGTAAAGGTCGTTAGGGCCTTGGTTGCATGAGACAGCTTACCTACCTTAGTCGCGCCCAAAGTTAATTTAGCGCTCACCGCAGCGATTCTTGCCGCCGCGCCAGCAGGTCCTGTCAGCAAACCTATAACGATCGTCAAGACAATTTCGATGGCAATATAAGCAGCCGCTTTGCCCACGTGGTAGAAGTAAAAATTAGGCGGAATTGCCTCAATAATCAAATTGAGATAGGTGAAGTAAGGCAAAATGCTATTATCATCGTTGATAAGTGCCAAAGCTTTGGGGAA
Coding sequences within it:
- a CDS encoding AHH domain-containing protein, which encodes MSTKLNQEAAESDFVDGKIEKKGYRKRWVRNVKNDKEHPFNNGIHMDTHHLISAEAVKMSKLGESLVSKGYDINQLSNLVGLPATLPAACQLHCQLHRGDHTFSRPEEKPYHRYVSGELTDPEIRRSIKECYGKTKKTETDADIHKLLDPISIKILKKINRIEKGQFFSLPLTKISHYFIPGGPGCAGQFDINLAELCPDNNCAHSRLHYQSEEQDRDGADKRYQNSGARWNKKTITYQSTRWTPKVGQ